The following are from one region of the Littorina saxatilis isolate snail1 linkage group LG4, US_GU_Lsax_2.0, whole genome shotgun sequence genome:
- the LOC138964422 gene encoding uncharacterized protein translates to MKKFGDMTLADLRTECKKRGAKQDGRKNDLVDRLEAYVKNANFGRKDDQQEKAFSLDVPEPSTYRDINLDTPLPAVTRKLVDGYLLSVDADLKQVSKSLYEETYLQYRQSLP, encoded by the exons ATGAAGAAATTTGGTGACATGACGCTGGCTGACCTTCGAACAGAATGCAAGAAAAGGGGTGCAAAGCAAGATGGCCGGAAAAACGATCTTGTTGATCG aCTGGAAGCCTATGTGAAGAATGCCAACTTTGGACGAAAAGATGATCAACAAGAAAAGGCCTTCTCTCTGGATGTTCCAGAACCTAGCACATACCGGGACATCAACCTGGACACACCGTTGCCAGCAGTAACCAGGAAGCTTGTTGACGGATATCTACTGTCGGTAGATGCTGATCTGAAGCAG GTCAGCAAATCACTGTATGAGGAGACCTACCTGCAGTATCGACAATCACTTCCGTGA